In the genome of bacterium SCSIO 12827, the window CCGAGGCCGGGGCCGCAAACCGGCATCAGACGACACCAAGACCGAACCGGCGGCCGATGCCGTGACCGAGACCACCGTAACCGCGGAACCGGTCAAGGACGCCCCCAAGACGGAAGCACCCGCCGCAGAGGAACCGGCCGCGAAAACGAGTCGCGCCCGTAGAAGCCGCTCGGACCAGCGCAATGACGCGGGCACGATGGACGACAAGGACGTCGTGTTTGGGCAAAGCGATCAGGTTCCGGCCTTCCTCAAGAACTTCTAAGCCGCCTCCCTCCCGGCCCCTCTGGGGCACGAAAGCCCACCTATTCCCTTCAGGTGAATTGACGCCTCGGCGCCGGTCAATCCGGCGGCCGAGGCTTCGCGCTTTTCGATACAGATCATGAGAATTTTTCGATGTTCGGCGGCGGGCCGCTCTTCGATATTGAGCGCCTTCCGTCAACCATCAACCGAGGAACATCTGCAATGAAACGGACCGTTCTTTCTGCCGCCATCTTCGCCTTCGTCATGGCCCTGGGCTTCTCCGCCGCGTCGACCGCCGTCCTGGCCGCCGACAAGAAGGAAAACCCCTGCGCCAAGATGACCGACAAGGCCGAGAAGAAAGCCTGCATGAAGGCCCAAGCCGACGCGAAGAAAGCGACCAAGAAGTAATTGGGACACCGCGCCCGCAGTTGCGGCGCGCACCGATCAAGAAGGGGCAGACGGCCTGAACCGTCTGCCCCTTTGCGTTTCAGGAGACCGCGTACGCTGCGTCGGTCAGATCAACCCAGACAGCGGTGACGACGGATCGGCGTACATTTTGCGCGGCATGCGCCCGGCCAGATAGGCCATGCGCCCGGCCTTGACCGCGTGTTTCATGGCGCGAGCCATCATCACCGGGTCCTTGGCTTCGGCGATGGCCGTGTTCATCAGCACGCCGTCGCAGCCCAGTTCCATGGCGATGGCCGCGTCCGACGCCGTACCAACGCCGGCGTCAACGATCACCGGCACCTCGGACTGTTCCTTGATCAGACGAATGTTAACCGGATTCTGGATACCCAGGCCGGAACCAATGGGCGCCCCCAGCGGCATGATGGAGACGGCCCCCGCCTCCTCCACCCGCTTGCACAGGATCGGATCGTCCGAACAATAGGCCATGACCTGGAAACCTTCTTCCGTTAGCGCGCGGGTCGCCTCGATGGTTTCCGGCATCATCGGATAAAGCGTGCGCTGTTCGCCCAGAATTTCCAGCTTCACCAGGGTCCAGCCGCCGGCTTCCCGCGCCAGGCGCAGGGTGCGCACCGCATCGTCGGTGGTGAAGCAGCCCGCCGTATTGGGCAGATAGGTGTATTTCTTGGGGTCCAGATAATCGACCAGCAGCGGCTGATTGGGGTCCGTCAGGTTCACGCGCCGGACGGCGACGGTGATCATTTCCGCCTCCGCCGCCTCGGCGGCCTGACGGTTCAGGTCATAATTCTTGTACTTTCCGGTGCCGATGATCAGGCGCGAGCGAAATTTGTGCCCGGCGACCTCCAGAATATCCTCATCCTCGGATACGGGGGCCGAATCCGGGGCACCGCCGCCGATGAAATGCACGATTTCCAGGCGATCGCCGTCTTCCACACCGATCTGGCCGTAGCCGGATTTGGGGACGATTTCCAAATTGCGCTCAACCGCGACCTTGGCCGGGTCCAGGCCGATTCGGGTGAGAAGCTGCGCCACCGACAGGGGAGCATCCAGGGAATGGGTTTCGCCGTTGATCTGAACTTGCATGAAGAATTTATCCTCGGGGCCGTTGGTCGCGCCGTCGTTGAAGCCTGTACAGGCCTTTGTCCGGGGGGCTTTACAGGGATTATGGGGCCGCGGCCAGCCGCTTTCAACGCCGGGATGGGGAGAAACGGGATGTTTCTCAGAACTCAGCGCGTGCTATAAGCCCGCTACCTTATGACGGAAGGCGGCTCGGCGCGTTCGCCGCGCCGGGAACGGAACCATGACAGCGACGATTCTGATCCTCAACGGCCCGAACCTGAACCTTCTGGGCACGCGCGAACCCGACATCTACGGGCGCGAGACGCTGGCGACCATCGAATCCGCCTGCCGGACGCGCGGCCAGGGCCTAGGCCTGGACGTGGATTTCCGCCAATCCAACGACGAAGGCGAACTGGTCACCTGGATCCAGGAAGCCCCCAAGGCGCACGCCGGGATCATCATCAACGCCGGCGCCTACACCCATACCTCGGTCGCGATTCTCGACGCGCTTTCGGCTATCGACATGCCGATCATCGAGGTGCACCTTTCCAACATTCACAGGCGTGAAGAGTTCCGGCATCATTCCTTCGTCTCCAAGGCCGCCGACGGCATGATTTGCGGTCTCGGCGGACAGGGCTACGAACTGGCGCTCGACGCGCTGGCAAAACGACTGAAAAACAACGGGTAAGGGACCATGGCAAGAAGCCCCAAAGCGACCGATATCGACGCGGATGCCGTCCGCAAGCTGGCCAGTCTCCTGGAAGAGACGGGCCTGACGGAAATCGAATACACCCACGACGACTGGTCGCTGCGCGTATCCAAGGGGGCGACCGCCGTGACCGCCACCCCCATGGCCGTGGCCCCCGTCGCCGATGCCCCCTCTGCTGAACAGGGTGTGCCCGCCGGCGCCGTCACCTCCCCCATGGTCGGCGTGGTCTATACCTCGCCCGACCCCGAAAGCCCCGATTTCGTCAAAGAAGGCGATACGGTGAAGGAAGGCGACACCCTGCTGCTGGTCGAGGCCATGAAGGTGTTCAACCAGATCACCGCCCCCCGCGCCGGCACGGTGAAGCGGGTCCTGGTGACCAGCGGCACCCCCGTCGAGTTCGGCGAACCCCTCCTGATTCTCGAATAGGAGGCAGGCCTTGTTTGAAAAGGTCCTGATCGCCAACCGGGGGGAAATCGCGCTGCGCATCCTGCGCGCCTGCCGCGAAATGGGCATTTCCACGGTCGCCGTCCATTCCACCGCCGATACAGACGCCATGCACGTGCGCTTCGCCGACGAAAGCGTGTGCATCGGCCCGCCGTCGGCCAAGGACAGCTACCTGTCGATCCAGGCCGTGCTGTCGGCCGCCGCCATTTCGGGGGCCGACGCCATCCATCCCGGCTACGGATTCCTGTCGGAAAACGCCGATTTCGCCCAAATGGTCGCCGAACACGGCTTCACCTTCATCGGTCCTTCGGCCGATCACATTCGGCTGATGGGCGACAAGGTCCAGGCCAAGGCTGCCGCCAAGGCCGCCGGCATCCCCGTGGTGCCCGGATCGGACGGTGCCATCGAGGACATCAAGGACGTGGCCCTGGTCGCCAAGGACATCGGGTATCCCGTGCTGATCAAGGCCGCCGCCGGCGGCGGCGGGCGCGGCATGCAGGTGGTGCGCCGGGAAGAAGACCTGGAAGACCTGGTCAAGGTGGCCCAGAGCGAGGCCAGCGCCGCCTTCGGCAACGGCGCCGTCTACATGGAAAAGTACCTGGACAAGCCGCGCCACATTGAAATTCAGATCATGGCCGATATGCACGGCAACGTCGTGCATCTGGGTGAGCGCGACTGCTCCCTGCAGCGCCGGCACCAGAAGGTCCTGGAAGAAGCCCCTTCGCCGGCCCTCAATGCGGCACAGCGGGCCGAAATCGGCGAGATCACGGTCAACGCCATTTCCAAGCTGGGGTATCAGAGCGCCGGCACGGTCGAATATCTGTACGAGGACGGGAAGTTCTACTTCATCGAGATGAACACCCGCCTGCAGGTCGAACATCCGATCACCGAGGCGATCACCGGCATCGACATCGTGCGCGAGATGATCCGCGTCGCCCAGGGGGCCAAGCTGTCGATGACCCAGGAAGACATCATCCTGCGCGGTCATGCCATTGAATGCCGCATCAACGCGGAAGATCCCGTGACCTTCGCGCCCTCTCCGGGCAAGGTCGGCGTCTATCATGCGCCGGGCGGCCTGGGCGTGCGCGTCGATTCCGCCCTGTATTCCGGCTACACAGTGCCACCCCACTACGATAGCATGATCGCCAAGCTGATCGTTCACGGCGCGTCACGGAACGAGTGCCTGATGCGCCTGCGACGGGCGCTTGAGGAATTTGTGATTGATGGCATCTCGACGGGCATACCCCTTCAACAGCGCATCATCGGCGAACGGGATTTCGTCGATGGTTCCTATGACATCCACTGGCTTGAAACCCTCATGGCCGCGGACAAGGACAACGCCTGACGTTCCTGCCGAGCGTATTTCATGAGCCGGCGCGACCAAACCCAGGAAAGCCTGCCCGCCGAACTTTTGCTGCGCGCCTATGCCGCCGGCATCTTTCCCATGGCCGAAAGCCGCGACGACCCGCAGGTGTTCTGGGTCGATCCCAAACAGCGTGGCGTACTGCCGCTGGAAACCTTCCACATCTCAAAAAGCCTGCGCAAGGTCCTGCGCCGGGGCGAATTCCTCGTGCGGGCCAACTCGGCGTTCGAGCGGGTGCTTGACGAATGCGCCGCCCCCGGCCCGGGGCGCAAGGGTACCTGGATCAACGAGCCGATCCGCGACGCCGTCATCGAGCTGCACAACCTGGGCTTCGCCCATTCCCTCGAAACCTGGAAGGACGGCGAGCTGGCCGGCGGGCTTTACGGGGTAGCGCTGCGGGGGGCGTTCTTCGGCGAGAGCATGTTTTCGCGCACGGCCAACGCGTCCAAGGTCGCCCTCGCCCATCTGGTGGCGCGCCTGCGCCTGGGCGGCTTCCGCCTGCTCGACACCCAGTTCGTGACCGACCACTTGAAGACCTTCGGCTGCGAGGAAATTCCCGCCCGCGACTATCAGAAACGCCTGGAATCGGCGCTTGAGTATCAGGCCCGATTTCCCCTCAACCCGGCCCCGGACCGGGTTTCTACGGAACTAGAGGCGATGGCGGAAAAATCCGCTATTTAGGGGGGGCTGCGTCCATAGGCTCCGCGCAATCGAGCACCCAGATGTCATAGACCGGGTGTTCCAGGGCGTTGAGCGCCGGGCTGGAGGCGAACATCCAACCGCGGAACAGGCTGATCGCCGGCTCACCGGGGCGAATTTCCCAAATATCGAGAAAGGCCGCGGATTCCGGAGGTTCCTCCGGCGGGCGCTTGTCACAGCTGCGGGCGATGATCTCGAGGGTGCCGAAGCGCACGACCTCGCCGACCCGGGCTTCCAGGGTCGAAACCCGCGCCGTGACCTTATCCAGCCCCTGCAGGATAACCTTGTTCATGGGGGCCGCGCCTGCCGGAAAGGCGGCGATGATGCCAATCAAGGCGATGAGGAGAAGCCGCATCGCGGCCTATTTCCCCCCCGTGGCCAGGAAGATGATCTCGCCGACCTGATCCTCAAGGGACTTGAAGTCCTCAACCCTGGCGATGCGCCCGCCCGCGGGCAGCGTTTCCGAGGCCTGTCCCGGCTTCAGGCGAATGTATTTTCCACCCAGGATGCCTTCGGAGCCGATCGTCGCCACCGTGTCCTTCGGCAGTTTCACATCCGGGCGGATCGACATGATGACAACGGCCTCGAACGTCTGCGGGTCAAGAACGCGGTCAAGAACGGTGCCGATCTTGATGCCGTTGATGCGCACGTCGCTGCCGTTGGACAGGCCGCCGATCTTGAGGAAATGCGCCTTGATTTCGTATCCGGAGACGGCCTTGACCTGGGCCACGTTGAAGGCGAAGAACAGAAACACCCCGGCGACGATCAGCACGACGCCGCCCAGGACCGTTTCGATTGCATTACGTCCCATATCCGGTCTCTCCGCCCCTTATTTCGTCTGCCCGGCCGCCGTTTCGGCGGCGGCCCGGCGCTCTTCCATGGCGGCCCGGCCCTGGGAAATGATCAGATCCAGAATGTCACCGACAACCTGGGCATCCTGGGTAATGGCGATCAGATCGCCGGTTTTCAGCCCCTGCTCCGACGCACCCGGCTCCAAAACGATATACTTTCCGCCGAACAGGCCGTCGGTCTGCACCGAGGCCGACGAATCGTTCGGCACCATCACGCCATCGGTCAGATTAAGGGTCAGCACGGCGCGGAACTTGTCATCCAGGCGCTGGGCCGCGACCTTGCCGATTCGAACGCCGCCCATGCGGACCTCGGCCCCGGGTGCTATTCCATCTACCCGGCCAAACAGGGCATCGACCCGGATGCGGCCGTCCGCGCCGGAGGTCACGTCGCGGCTTTGGTTCATGAAGCCGAGAACCGCCAGAAGCAAGACAAGCGCCAAAGCGCCGATCATCTGTTCCTTGGTTTCGAGTGTCATCGGTATCCGACCGTCATCGCAGCGCCCCGGCCAAGGAGCCACAAATCATTCCGGCTTCCAGGCTTCGTAGTCGCCCGTGGCATGGGCGCGGGTACCGCCCTTGAAATCGTGGCCCGCGGGGCGGTAGGCACCGGCGGTTCCCGTCAGGTTGGGGACATGTTCCTTCTGCCACGGCCGCGCCCGGGTGGCGCTCTCGGTCAGCGGCTCCGCAGAGGTGTGGTGCAGCCAGGAATGCCATTCCGGCGGCACCTTGGAGGCTTCCTTGCGGCCCTTGTACAGAACCCAGCGGCGTTCGCGGCCGTACAACGACCCGCCCTTGTTCTTGTAATAACGGTTGCCGAACTCGTCGGTGCCGACGAGCTTGCCGTGAATCCAGGTATGCAGCAGCGTTCCGATGTCCATGGGGTCTCATATCCGCCTGATGTACCGCGGGAATATGGCACCATGCGGGCGCAAGGTCCAGCCCGCTTGACCGACTTTACCGGCTGTCGATCGCAATATGTAGGACGCCCTCGACTATGACCTAAGGCATAACCCCCGGTTTTCTGGGAGGTTCCACAAAATCAAGTAATTTATTCGTAACATAACCCCTAAATGTTGAAATAATCCTGTTGCTGCCCCCAAAGCCGCTGGCTACATTTAGCGTCCTTCACGCCTGGGCAAATACACTATGTAGTTTCAGGAAGCGAAAGCCTTCCGAGCCAGCGGCAAAGAAGCGACCCGGGTCTGTTGTTGGGCCCGCCGGCCAGTAATAGGGCCGGAAATGACAGGGACCATTAAGGGAGCGCACACGGGGTAGCCATGCAGATCAAGCGGCATTTTACTAAACAGGATCAGTCACCTTACGCGGCAATCAAGTTTCGCCGGGCATCCAGCGAAATCCGAAATCCGGACGGATCCGTGGTGTTCGCTCAGGCGGACATCGAAGTCCCCGACTCCTGGTCTCAGGTCGCCTCGGACGTGCTGGCGCAAAAATACTTCCGCAAGGCGGGTGTGCCTGCAAAGCTGAAAAAGATCGAGGAAAACTCGGTCCCGTCATGGCTGTGGCGCTCCGAACCCGATGCCGCCGCCCTCAAGAAGCTGCCCAAGGACAAACGGTCGTCCGGTGAAACCAGCGCCAAGCAGGTGTTCGACCGCTTGGCCGGGACCTGGACCTATTGGGGCTGGAAAGGCGGCTACTTCGATTCCGAAGCCGACGCCCGGACCTACTTCGATGAAATGCGCTTCATGTTGGCCAAGCAGATGGCCGCCCCCAACTCGCCCCAGTGGTTCAACACGGGTCTGCATTGGGCCTATGGCATCGACGGTCCGGCCCAGGGGCACCATTACGTTGATTTCGAGACCGGCAAGCTGGTTGCTTCCAAGTCCGCCTATGAACATCCGCAGCCCCATGCCTGCTTCATCCAGGGCGTGTCCGACGATCTGGTGAGCGACGGCGGCATCATGGACCTTTGGGTCCGCGAGGCACGGTTGTTCAAGTACGGCTCGGGCACCGGGTCCAACTTCTCGGCCCTGCGCGGTGAGAACGAAGCCCTGTCGGGCGGCGGCAAGTCGTCGGGCCTGATGAGCTTCCTCAAGATCGGCGACCGGGCCGCCGGCGCCATCAAATCTGGCGGCACCACGCGCCGGGCGGCCAAGATGGTCGTCGTCGACGTCGACCATCCCGACATCGAGAACTACATCAACTGGAAGGTCCAGGAAGAGCAGAAGGTCGCTGCCCTGGTATCCGGTTCACGCCTGGCCAAGAAGCACCTGACCCAGGTCATGGCCGCCTGTCAGGCCGACATGGGCCCGGACGTCGGCGCCGATGATCGCTATGACCCCAAGGTCAACGCCGACCTGAAAGCCGCCATCAAGGGCTGCCGCCAGGTCATGATCCCCGACAACTACGTCCAGCG includes:
- a CDS encoding acetyl-CoA carboxylase biotin carboxyl carrier protein, which codes for MARSPKATDIDADAVRKLASLLEETGLTEIEYTHDDWSLRVSKGATAVTATPMAVAPVADAPSAEQGVPAGAVTSPMVGVVYTSPDPESPDFVKEGDTVKEGDTLLLVEAMKVFNQITAPRAGTVKRVLVTSGTPVEFGEPLLILE
- a CDS encoding DUF2155 domain-containing protein; this translates as MRLLLIALIGIIAAFPAGAAPMNKVILQGLDKVTARVSTLEARVGEVVRFGTLEIIARSCDKRPPEEPPESAAFLDIWEIRPGEPAISLFRGWMFASSPALNALEHPVYDIWVLDCAEPMDAAPPK
- a CDS encoding MCE family protein — its product is MTLETKEQMIGALALVLLLAVLGFMNQSRDVTSGADGRIRVDALFGRVDGIAPGAEVRMGGVRIGKVAAQRLDDKFRAVLTLNLTDGVMVPNDSSASVQTDGLFGGKYIVLEPGASEQGLKTGDLIAITQDAQVVGDILDLIISQGRAAMEERRAAAETAAGQTK
- the aat gene encoding leucyl/phenylalanyl-tRNA--protein transferase; this encodes MSRRDQTQESLPAELLLRAYAAGIFPMAESRDDPQVFWVDPKQRGVLPLETFHISKSLRKVLRRGEFLVRANSAFERVLDECAAPGPGRKGTWINEPIRDAVIELHNLGFAHSLETWKDGELAGGLYGVALRGAFFGESMFSRTANASKVALAHLVARLRLGGFRLLDTQFVTDHLKTFGCEEIPARDYQKRLESALEYQARFPLNPAPDRVSTELEAMAEKSAI
- a CDS encoding outer membrane lipid asymmetry maintenance protein MlaD, with product MGRNAIETVLGGVVLIVAGVFLFFAFNVAQVKAVSGYEIKAHFLKIGGLSNGSDVRINGIKIGTVLDRVLDPQTFEAVVIMSIRPDVKLPKDTVATIGSEGILGGKYIRLKPGQASETLPAGGRIARVEDFKSLEDQVGEIIFLATGGK
- the thiS gene encoding sulfur carrier protein ThiS yields the protein MQVQINGETHSLDAPLSVAQLLTRIGLDPAKVAVERNLEIVPKSGYGQIGVEDGDRLEIVHFIGGGAPDSAPVSEDEDILEVAGHKFRSRLIIGTGKYKNYDLNRQAAEAAEAEMITVAVRRVNLTDPNQPLLVDYLDPKKYTYLPNTAGCFTTDDAVRTLRLAREAGGWTLVKLEILGEQRTLYPMMPETIEATRALTEEGFQVMAYCSDDPILCKRVEEAGAVSIMPLGAPIGSGLGIQNPVNIRLIKEQSEVPVIVDAGVGTASDAAIAMELGCDGVLMNTAIAEAKDPVMMARAMKHAVKAGRMAYLAGRMPRKMYADPSSPLSGLI
- the accC gene encoding acetyl-CoA carboxylase biotin carboxylase subunit, producing MFEKVLIANRGEIALRILRACREMGISTVAVHSTADTDAMHVRFADESVCIGPPSAKDSYLSIQAVLSAAAISGADAIHPGYGFLSENADFAQMVAEHGFTFIGPSADHIRLMGDKVQAKAAAKAAGIPVVPGSDGAIEDIKDVALVAKDIGYPVLIKAAAGGGGRGMQVVRREEDLEDLVKVAQSEASAAFGNGAVYMEKYLDKPRHIEIQIMADMHGNVVHLGERDCSLQRRHQKVLEEAPSPALNAAQRAEIGEITVNAISKLGYQSAGTVEYLYEDGKFYFIEMNTRLQVEHPITEAITGIDIVREMIRVAQGAKLSMTQEDIILRGHAIECRINAEDPVTFAPSPGKVGVYHAPGGLGVRVDSALYSGYTVPPHYDSMIAKLIVHGASRNECLMRLRRALEEFVIDGISTGIPLQQRIIGERDFVDGSYDIHWLETLMAADKDNA
- a CDS encoding NADH:ubiquinone oxidoreductase subunit NDUFA12, whose amino-acid sequence is MDIGTLLHTWIHGKLVGTDEFGNRYYKNKGGSLYGRERRWVLYKGRKEASKVPPEWHSWLHHTSAEPLTESATRARPWQKEHVPNLTGTAGAYRPAGHDFKGGTRAHATGDYEAWKPE
- the aroQ gene encoding type II 3-dehydroquinate dehydratase, producing the protein MTATILILNGPNLNLLGTREPDIYGRETLATIESACRTRGQGLGLDVDFRQSNDEGELVTWIQEAPKAHAGIIINAGAYTHTSVAILDALSAIDMPIIEVHLSNIHRREEFRHHSFVSKAADGMICGLGGQGYELALDALAKRLKNNG